A window from Malacoplasma iowae encodes these proteins:
- a CDS encoding immunoglobulin domain-containing family protein yields the protein MFTHNLKKILLTGSVTFGIATSAAIPFTTNMTFNNKKNDDSSIKVPGDDSNNEGNDSNNGSNPGDNENNNNNNNNNNNGGQDNNNGQVDEDKDKRIVITKQPTSIEVFQGETATFSFAYEAYDLSRDDKIFIQWYKNDQLLNNQTSQTLIINSVKQSDVGQYYATISVGTNSSNSQLFTTSNKVNLGVKDESLRYDSIVFGNDTPIASYHNYVENPVLKITVLVQFSKNGLLVYNGERVKVDFYIGDILAETLYASAGFNTLYAMIECDRSDFEGKEIYVVATYHKLVRKETINKWSDW from the coding sequence ATGTTTACGCATAACTTAAAAAAGATTTTGTTAACAGGTTCTGTTACATTTGGGATAGCAACATCAGCAGCTATTCCTTTCACTACAAATATGACTTTTAATAATAAAAAAAATGATGATAGTTCTATAAAAGTCCCTGGTGATGATTCTAATAATGAAGGAAACGATTCAAACAATGGCTCGAACCCAGGTGATAACGAAAATAACAATAATAACAATAACAACAATAACAATGGTGGCCAAGATAATAACAATGGACAAGTTGACGAGGACAAAGACAAAAGAATTGTTATCACTAAACAACCAACTAGTATAGAAGTGTTTCAAGGAGAAACTGCTACATTCTCATTTGCATATGAGGCATATGATTTATCAAGAGATGATAAAATTTTCATTCAATGATATAAAAATGATCAATTGCTTAATAACCAAACATCACAAACATTAATTATAAATAGTGTAAAACAATCTGATGTTGGTCAATATTATGCAACAATTAGTGTTGGAACTAATAGTAGCAATTCTCAATTATTTACAACATCTAATAAAGTTAATTTAGGTGTTAAAGATGAATCGTTAAGATATGATTCAATTGTTTTTGGAAATGATACTCCAATAGCTTCATATCATAATTATGTAGAAAACCCAGTTCTTAAAATTACAGTATTAGTTCAATTTTCAAAAAATGGACTTCTTGTTTATAATGGTGAAAGAGTAAAAGTTGATTTTTATATAGGTGATATTTTAGCTGAAACTTTATATGCATCAGCTGGTTTCAACACACTATATGCAATGATTGAATGTGACCGTTCTGATTTTGAAGGTAAAGAAATTTATGTTGTTGCAACATACCACAAGTTAGTAAGAAAAGAAACAATCAACAAGTGATCTGATTGATAA
- a CDS encoding IS30 family transposase, whose translation MKTYKHLTKEERCLIYFLWNKEKYSMNKIAKILNKNKSTISRELKRNTSSTGIYYSSTAHKKYIRRKSNCHMFFMLKYKNFTDLFIQKFNPKSHGVEATIFWIKENYPLVKVPSARQVFRWINSKIWKIQRRDCLRRKYVKGKRRKIGIFSKIDGKYCIPYSLRPEKINNRKEFGHWEADLIVSKRQSGYYHLLTLVERKTRLAIIRKIKGKNARSMMAKMYTIIRDEKLPIKSITVDNGLEFQMMGITAKQFNFKVYYCQPYSSFQRGSNENINGIVRRWYKKGTDFSLVSEDKIKTLEWKVNNIPRKMFGYKTAYQMYQENI comes from the coding sequence ATGAAAACTTATAAACATTTAACAAAAGAAGAAAGATGCTTAATTTATTTTCTTTGAAATAAAGAAAAATATTCTATGAATAAGATTGCAAAAATCTTAAATAAAAACAAATCAACAATATCAAGAGAATTAAAAAGAAACACATCTTCAACAGGGATTTATTATTCATCAACTGCTCACAAAAAATACATTAGAAGAAAATCAAATTGTCATATGTTTTTTATGTTGAAGTACAAAAACTTCACAGATCTTTTTATTCAAAAATTTAATCCTAAATCTCATGGTGTAGAAGCTACAATTTTTTGAATAAAAGAAAACTATCCGTTAGTTAAAGTTCCAAGTGCTAGGCAAGTATTTAGATGAATCAATAGCAAGATTTGAAAGATACAAAGAAGAGATTGTTTAAGAAGAAAATATGTTAAAGGAAAAAGAAGAAAAATAGGTATATTTTCTAAAATTGATGGAAAATACTGCATTCCTTATAGTCTAAGACCAGAAAAGATAAACAATAGAAAAGAATTTGGACATTGAGAAGCTGATCTAATAGTTAGTAAAAGGCAAAGTGGTTATTACCACTTATTGACATTAGTGGAAAGAAAAACAAGGTTGGCAATTATTAGAAAAATAAAAGGGAAGAACGCTAGATCAATGATGGCTAAAATGTATACCATTATTCGAGATGAAAAACTCCCAATAAAAAGCATCACTGTTGATAATGGGTTAGAGTTTCAAATGATGGGAATAACTGCAAAACAATTCAACTTTAAAGTTTATTATTGCCAACCTTATTCTTCATTCCAAAGAGGGTCCAACGAGAACATAAATGGGATAGTTAGAAGATGATATAAAAAAGGAACTGACTTCAGTTTAGTAAGTGAAGATAAAATAAAAACTCTTGAATGAAAAGTAAACAACATCCCAAGAAAAATGTTTGGTTATAAAACAGCTTACCAAATGTATCAAGAAAATATTTAA